attattattattattattattattattattattattattattattattattattattattgttattattattatcattattattattattattgttattattattattattactattattattattatcactattattattgttattgtgttTCTTCTCTAGCGATTTTACCACAACGATCTCTCATATTATGTCTTCACTCCTTGGAGAaggtacactgtacttcatTATGTATCATAACCTGAAACCGTAattcattaatcattttcattctctgtaactattttcatgattattatgtcaactattGTCATTTATAATATTTATAGTGTATGCTTGTAATTTCCTTTCATGCCCCCATGAGGAGCCatttaagaaataaaatcaattcaataaaataagtaaataaatgaataattaaaataataataaataaaattattaataaatgaatgaatgaattaattcattcattcattcacccGCACCAGTATTTCTTCCTTGACGCGTTCcagtaacgaaaaaaaaaaagaaagaaagaaagcaaagaagaatcagaggaagaagaggagtaCAGAAGAagaacgaagaagaagaagaagaagaagaagaagaagaagaagaagaagaagaagaagaagaaagtagtACAACGTACTCTTTAGTAATCGCTAAAAAGTAGAACACTTTTGTTGCCCGAACGCTTTTTGGTACGACCAGGGAGTtggcagggaggtggaagagaggttccacctccctgtctTCCACTAGACCTGGTAAGTACGACGGGACGCCGCGGCGCCGCCGTGCGTGCATACCAAAGCGCTAGCTCTGTTATGTATTCGTATCCGTCTCTCTCCGGATAAAAGGGATACGCGTACCGTACCGTGCGTGCACCATAGCTATAGAGCTCTACACAGCTCTATGGTGCCTACACAGTGTGCATGTGCCGAAGACCAAGAAAAATGGCGAACAAAACGGATCGTATGGCTGAGCTCAGCTCATACAGAGACCAACATTTTAGGGTAAGTGTGTTTGATTTTGTCtcttatattttgtataatttgagGAGTTTTGTATCCCTTCGTGTTGGACCTGTATGGAGTGAGAGCCAACCCCGTGTCTCCGTCATTGTATTTTCTCTGAAAACTGTGGTCCCACCCGCTAGTAATCATGTCCcccaaatttcttctttaagaaCATTGCAGCTGTGCCTGTAACGTTAGTAATCAGGTAATGTTGTTTCAAATGTTTGTTACATTGCAactttcatcactttccttgTTGAATAATGGGTAGCTATCAGCAATCTTTAACTTACTGGAAAAGTCCAGGATTAACGTTTCATGCATATGATCTATACAGTTACAGCCACGGTAAATTTAGCTGTAGGCCTAAACTTAAAGTAActttatgtttgtaaaattactATCAAAATTGTAGATTTAACAATTCCACATTGCAGTTTTATCACTTTACATGTTGAATAATTGACAGCTGGTATCATAAGGTATCAACAATCTTTCACTTATCAGAAAAATTCAGGATTAATGTTTCATTTATCTATACAGGTTGTATATTATACAGGccgttgttgttttggttttgatgGCATTGTATCACTCGGCATGCTCAGTCTCAGAAtggagtacattgtatgtatgccagaataactatacacagcccagtcgctgtataaatcgcgaAAGGGCTGTACCTGAGCGGCtcacaacacagagcaaacacaaagcaaattttacgatggcgttgagttttgatacttgacatcatcaTTTGATCAtgttttgtcacctcaaactcattaaAGACAATCTTCATTTACTTAATAAATGAGACTTCATAGCTATGTTATCTATATCGACACACACTATTCACAACTTACCAAAAACGAAGATTATATGCAGAGTTTGCGAACGGTACATCTGATATTTGGGAGTTCACACGATCTGAATGCACTTTTAAAGGTCACATCAACCATGCtgctacactcaagcagcgcatgcATGCAAGAAATCATTACACTTATGGTCACGCATATGCGTGCATAATTTGCAGAGAGATCAacgcgccattttgaattctgcaacaaTGAACCCCAACGGTCAGGGATTGCGTtagaaagtgtcatttttttgttcCATGGATGGACGTATCAGGAGGGCTCTATATGGACTTATGTACCTTTTGTAATATAAGCATGCACTTTACATGAGTAACGCATAAATTTTTATAAGTAACATATAAATTtttataagttttgtagttgtgttgtggttccctgATGTGATGGCCAGGCCCCGCTTGTCTGATGCTGTGCTTCGCACGGCGGCTGGTCGGGCTGATGCCAGAAATAAGTATTTACaccagggctgtgtatagattctaacgttagactataACAGTTAGTTACAGTATAGCCACAGGAGAATTTGAATTGAGGAGgttgaactttaaaaaaaaaaatatttaggaTTATCTACCAGTAAATTAATCatccttttgtttttaatttactactactactactagtctGAGGAGAATTACGTCTTGTGCATGGAAGTAATATTTGCCATTTTCATGATGCACATTTGTCctttgtatatgtatttctttttctcgtaATTTTAGAAAGTCAACTATCCAACATGTCCTTTATACTTCAAACACAGGGTTCTATGCAGGAGCAAGAAAAGCGCCTGAAGAAAAGCGCCACCCTGTACATAGGAAATCTGTCATTCTTCACCACCGAGGAACAGATCTACGAGGTCTTTGCAAAGTGCGGTGACCTCAAACGAGTCGTCATGGGGCTCGACAAGATCAAGCGGACGCCctgtgggttttgttttgtggagTATCCTTGCTCGTCCAGTGTCATCCAGATGTGTTTTCTATCATTCACTATGTAGCGGTCGGCACTTTTTCAAAGAATCTAATGTTTTAgccccttctctcttttttatctaACACAGagttatcattcatttttattgtattttggcAGCTTAATGaatccatcaacaacaaaagaaatagattaCCACAGAGTAGAATTTCATGCATCCCATATTTTATGTGTTAGCTCTAAACCCATACACTCCTTGATTATGACCAAGAATTACAGGCAAGCAAACATATCTCGTGCATGTCATTGgtgaaatgtttgttttaaaaaaaaaataacaaaatgtgaaACAGTCTTTCCTAAATTTCTTCCTCAAATATTTCTCAATTATTTGAATTAAAGAAATGAGACTGATTTGTGACAATAGAATGGAGTAAATTGTCTATTTTTCTCTGGAGGTGTACACAGTCAGTTATTATACTATTGTTGTATCTCTCTATCAcatgatattttcttttgtctttattgttattttggtCTTGCATTGTCCATATGTTAAAGTGTTTTCTAATTTTCTTGTATAAATAGCACCAGTGCACTTAGAAACACCTGTATAAAAGCTTCTTATGCAAttgttattagtattattataaaTTTGGAGGTGTCGTGGGTAAGCGGTGCGGTAGTGCTTACATAGACAACTTCATTCATAATCCTTGACCCCCTGACTTGCAAGGTATTACCATCGTGAAGATGCCAGCAATGCCATGAGGTACGTCAGCGGCACCCGCCTGGACGACCGGATCATCCGTACAGACTGGGATGTGGGCTTCTCAGAAGGTCGCCAATATGGCAGAGGCAAAAGTGGAGGGCAGGTGAGATGAGAAACAAGTCAAGTGAAGATTGCACATCAACCAATTTTACTGAGGTTATACAGTGCAGCCCTGTTAttttataacaaacacagttataacaaaattccattataaatgtgtttgtTAAAAGATAACAAgaaggaaataaaaattcataacccAAAAGTGTTATCTGTACGTAAGTTGTATGTTCTCTAACTATCGTGTCAATACCATGCACAGCACAACACACCTTCCATATTTACATAAGAAATATGTTGTGAAATTGTTGAAATACAGACGTGCCGAGGAAATCGTGTTTAATTTAAGCCggccgcacactacacgattttGCCCCGACTCACCGGTCTTAAGACCTTAAGActagaagtgtgacgtcacagtcttgccattttctagtcgtacgactgggtcttagcgTCAGTcatagagatttgacatgttgaatttctacaACCGGTCGTAGGCTTTTAGTCATTCACAATGCAGTAAAATGCAAGCGCATGCAGTGCGCACTGCGCGCGCTTTACAGTCGTAACCCTAATCGTAAGGTtcggtcgtatagtgtgcggtgtcCGGTCGTACGACTGGTCTTAAGACCCAGCTTGGCTGAAGACTTTAAGACCAGtctgatcgtgtagtgtgcggtggccttTAGGTATTACACAAGATAATGCTCTGATGTGTTATGAACTGAGTCCTGAGAATTACTATAACTTCAGAAATTATCTTCTTGTGATATTTTATGTAAAGGAGAGAGTAGTGCTCATTTTTCAGGAAATCACACTTGCATTTTGACTGCTTTTCTTGCATGTAAAGGAACTCACCAAGTTTGcccataaaagaagaagaaaaaaaaattcatgtccGCAGATCATAATTTTCAGTCAAATCTGTGTGTAGCAGCATCTTCAATTTACTTTCAAGCACAATCTGTAGTTTGACGGCTGCATCTAGTGATCCTTGCACCATTGGGAATCATTTTCCTACCTCTTGCtcataaagataatataaataTGTCAGTGTCTGTACTGATACTTGTAATCAACAGATGCGTTGATCAGCCAAAGATAAATTGATGACATCACCTATGGACAAACTGACAAATTGGCACTGATTATTCTCACGCTTGATTTTTGCTTCCCTAACCAAGGTTCGTGACGAGTATCGCACCGACTATGATGGAGGACGTGGCGGCTACGGCAAGGCTGCCATCAAGCAGCTCTCCCAGAACAAGAAGCGCTACCAGCAGTGGATGAGTTGA
The Diadema setosum chromosome 21, eeDiaSeto1, whole genome shotgun sequence DNA segment above includes these coding regions:
- the LOC140244524 gene encoding nuclear cap-binding protein subunit 2-like, producing the protein MCRRPRKMANKTDRMAELSSYRDQHFRGSMQEQEKRLKKSATLYIGNLSFFTTEEQIYEVFAKCGDLKRVVMGLDKIKRTPCGFCFVEYYHREDASNAMRYVSGTRLDDRIIRTDWDVGFSEGRQYGRGKSGGQVRDEYRTDYDGGRGGYGKAAIKQLSQNKKRYQQWMS